From Blastopirellula marina, the proteins below share one genomic window:
- a CDS encoding PVC-type heme-binding CxxCH protein, translated as MHRLLFQIALFATLTLTVSSTLQAAENEDNFVPRRQQGVPGPPLSPQDAIAKMTVPSGFSVEVVASEPDIVNPVAMTFDEKGRIWVTESFEYPRSEPGPGRDRIKVLEDTDQDGAIDKVTVFAEGLNIPSGIAVGYGGVWVANAPDILFLQDTDGDLKADKSEVVVTGFGRTDTHELPNSLTWGPDGYLYGLNGVFNYSHVKHRGQDFVFTCAMFRIDPRTREFELFCEGTSNPWGIAFDPNGQAFVSACVIDHLWHLTESGYYHRQGGPYPPHTWKIESIVKHKHQMAAYCGIEYFDSDAYPQEYRDCLYMGNIHGGCVNVDVLQREGSTYFAKPRPDFLTANDVWHMPVDQKTGPDGCLYVLDWYDRYHCYQDARARPGDVDRLKGRLYRVRFENTPRAQPYDLNQETDDQLISRLASSNRFYRDQAQRVLSERASQNAIPQLESLVLDESASQKTRLHALWSLIGARQLSDKFSLKLLSHTNPQLRSWAVRYQGTVPSDNPAIAQAIGKLAHDESPDVRLQVATLAPQVDYLPTVPTLLEVLHHSPEDKLIPHIVWQNLHPQLENETPQYLALMQQTPYVQSEAALSLLPRAAGRILGTPGLSVEHVATLVKLLASQPGQEEQLAACLERIAAQTQSRELTGERLAQLKSELAGSLSEVMAAGNQHPGYYHAANLALAWNDANAMKIAPQVFATTGQPTERRVAALDAMLSAGHPQAITLVTKYFSATDNSQDEIGRVIQTLGKSDSDVIAALLLERLDTLSSENRPKAVEVLLQRPAWTLLLLSQIEQGKVPKDILSVNQLQRLVSTSSKEVAQQIASIYGTIKTGRDPSRTFIVAQMRRLISSGEGDPHRGIEVYNKLCGQCHKLHGKGQEVGPEITVNGRGNFEQLLSNVFDPSLVIGKDYQAVTVLTTEGRVLSGLLVEDSDARVVLKMQGGKLETVARDDVDAMKTSDTSLMPEGIEKQLSPAEILDLFAYLTLTKPPENPNAELISGAGTIDPAAIVLPSTAHNLLVDAKISTNVPLFDAGKRGEMHDPIFNPKTGKFVRDSQWHEIGVAGGAELGVLSEEQAVTWTATWNKPVSINFLTLSGTYPNQPQPDTAWAVEVKIDGTWQTLERGQGGWYDSGRFVWGWPGAVSVPIEALRVKVFSPDEKTPVRSVHFRGEEGFSWFAGNLLPETSVVRQ; from the coding sequence ATGCATCGTCTTCTCTTCCAAATTGCCCTGTTTGCGACACTAACGCTGACCGTTTCTTCAACGCTACAAGCCGCCGAGAACGAAGACAACTTTGTTCCGCGTCGGCAGCAAGGTGTGCCAGGCCCGCCACTTTCGCCGCAGGATGCCATCGCCAAGATGACCGTCCCCAGTGGATTTTCGGTGGAAGTGGTCGCCTCGGAACCCGACATCGTGAACCCCGTGGCGATGACGTTCGATGAAAAGGGACGCATCTGGGTTACCGAGAGCTTCGAGTACCCACGGTCGGAACCTGGCCCAGGCCGTGATCGTATCAAGGTTCTGGAAGATACCGACCAGGATGGGGCAATCGATAAGGTGACGGTCTTCGCCGAGGGACTGAATATCCCCTCAGGCATTGCCGTAGGATACGGCGGCGTATGGGTCGCGAATGCCCCCGATATTCTCTTTCTGCAAGATACTGACGGCGACCTGAAAGCGGACAAGTCGGAAGTCGTCGTCACAGGCTTCGGACGGACCGATACGCACGAGCTTCCCAATTCGTTGACCTGGGGCCCCGATGGTTACCTGTATGGGCTCAACGGGGTGTTCAACTACAGCCACGTGAAACATCGCGGCCAGGATTTTGTGTTCACTTGTGCTATGTTCCGGATCGATCCGCGAACGCGTGAGTTTGAGTTGTTCTGCGAAGGGACCAGTAACCCTTGGGGGATCGCGTTCGATCCCAACGGCCAGGCATTTGTCAGTGCCTGCGTGATCGACCATTTGTGGCATTTGACCGAAAGCGGCTATTACCACCGACAAGGCGGCCCCTATCCGCCACATACGTGGAAGATTGAATCGATCGTCAAGCACAAACACCAGATGGCAGCGTACTGCGGGATCGAGTACTTCGACAGCGACGCCTACCCCCAAGAGTATCGCGACTGCTTGTACATGGGGAACATCCACGGTGGCTGCGTGAATGTCGATGTTCTTCAGCGGGAAGGCTCTACCTACTTCGCCAAGCCGCGTCCCGACTTTCTGACCGCCAACGATGTCTGGCACATGCCGGTCGATCAGAAGACCGGCCCGGATGGGTGTCTGTACGTGCTCGACTGGTACGACCGGTATCACTGTTACCAAGATGCCAGGGCCCGCCCAGGCGATGTCGATCGTCTGAAGGGACGCCTCTACCGTGTGCGTTTTGAAAACACGCCACGTGCCCAACCGTACGATCTGAATCAAGAGACAGACGACCAGTTGATCTCACGGCTTGCTTCCTCGAACCGATTCTATCGCGATCAGGCCCAACGCGTTCTTTCCGAACGTGCCAGCCAGAACGCGATCCCCCAGCTCGAATCATTAGTGCTGGACGAATCGGCGTCGCAAAAGACTCGCCTTCACGCATTATGGTCGCTGATTGGCGCTCGCCAGCTTTCGGATAAGTTCTCTTTAAAACTGCTCTCACACACCAATCCACAATTACGAAGCTGGGCCGTTCGTTACCAAGGGACCGTCCCCTCCGACAATCCAGCGATCGCCCAGGCGATTGGCAAGTTGGCACACGACGAAAGCCCGGACGTTCGCTTGCAGGTCGCAACGCTTGCCCCACAAGTCGACTACTTGCCAACGGTCCCAACACTGCTGGAAGTGCTACACCACTCGCCAGAGGACAAGCTGATCCCGCACATCGTTTGGCAGAACCTGCATCCGCAGTTGGAAAACGAAACGCCGCAGTATCTGGCACTGATGCAGCAAACTCCGTACGTCCAAAGTGAAGCGGCATTGTCACTGCTACCACGGGCAGCCGGACGCATCCTGGGGACACCAGGGCTCTCGGTCGAACACGTGGCGACGCTGGTGAAACTGCTCGCTTCTCAACCGGGGCAGGAAGAGCAACTGGCGGCCTGCCTGGAGAGAATTGCCGCGCAAACACAATCGCGCGAGCTTACCGGCGAGCGACTCGCGCAACTCAAATCGGAACTGGCCGGATCTCTTTCCGAAGTCATGGCCGCCGGCAATCAGCACCCAGGCTACTATCATGCTGCCAATCTAGCGTTGGCCTGGAATGACGCCAATGCGATGAAGATTGCCCCCCAGGTCTTTGCCACGACTGGTCAGCCAACCGAACGACGCGTGGCCGCTCTCGACGCGATGCTCTCCGCCGGCCACCCGCAGGCAATAACCTTAGTAACCAAATACTTTAGCGCCACCGACAACAGCCAAGATGAAATTGGGCGGGTGATTCAGACGCTCGGCAAATCGGACTCCGATGTCATAGCGGCGCTACTGCTGGAACGGCTCGACACCCTTTCATCCGAGAACCGCCCCAAAGCGGTAGAAGTGCTGCTACAGCGACCGGCGTGGACCTTGCTGCTGCTCTCGCAGATTGAACAAGGGAAGGTTCCGAAAGACATCCTGTCGGTTAATCAGCTTCAGCGGCTGGTCAGCACATCCAGCAAGGAAGTCGCCCAGCAGATCGCCTCGATCTATGGCACCATCAAGACCGGCCGAGATCCATCGCGGACGTTTATCGTCGCCCAGATGCGGCGGCTGATCTCTTCCGGCGAAGGGGATCCCCATCGCGGGATCGAAGTTTACAACAAGCTTTGTGGGCAGTGCCATAAACTGCATGGCAAAGGGCAGGAAGTGGGCCCCGAAATCACCGTCAATGGGCGTGGCAACTTCGAACAACTGCTTTCGAACGTGTTCGACCCAAGCCTGGTAATTGGCAAAGATTATCAAGCCGTGACGGTGCTGACGACCGAAGGTCGCGTGCTGTCGGGCCTATTGGTCGAAGATAGCGACGCGCGGGTTGTCCTGAAAATGCAAGGGGGCAAACTGGAAACGGTTGCCCGGGATGACGTAGATGCGATGAAAACCTCGGATACTTCCTTGATGCCTGAGGGGATCGAGAAACAACTGTCGCCAGCGGAAATCCTCGACCTGTTTGCCTACCTGACGCTGACCAAGCCTCCAGAAAACCCGAATGCGGAGTTGATCTCTGGGGCCGGAACGATCGACCCAGCCGCGATTGTACTGCCATCCACCGCGCATAATCTGCTGGTCGACGCCAAGATCTCGACGAACGTTCCTCTGTTCGATGCCGGCAAACGAGGTGAAATGCATGATCCGATCTTTAACCCGAAGACTGGCAAGTTTGTGCGGGATTCGCAGTGGCACGAGATCGGCGTGGCTGGCGGTGCCGAGTTGGGTGTTCTTAGCGAAGAGCAAGCTGTGACCTGGACAGCAACATGGAATAAGCCGGTCAGCATCAACTTCCTGACCCTCTCTGGCACGTACCCGAATCAACCTCAGCCCGATACGGCCTGGGCAGTGGAAGTGAAGATCGACGGCACTTGGCAGACGCTCGAACGAGGGCAAGGAGGCTGGTACGACAGCGGCCGTTTCGTGTGGGGTTGGCCTGGTGCGGTGAGCGTGCCGATCGAGGCACTGCGTGTGAAAGTGTTCAGTCCCGACGAAAAAACCCCTGTTCGCAGCGTTCATTTCCGCGGCGAAGAGGGTTTCTCGTGGTTTGCTGGCAACTTACTGCCGGAAACGAGCGTTGTCCGGCAGTAG
- a CDS encoding PQQ-binding-like beta-propeller repeat protein, translating to MKRRYTTIALLLLTCAVPSLAAENDQDWPQWRGPHRDGKSSATGLISNWEEKQPKLLWMAEGLGEGYASVSIVGNDLYTTGNFSDGQGVVCFDLDSKKVAWKQLLTPQAPKHGYPGSRCTPTVDGEDLYVEMSEGTVARLNRKSGDVIWKRNLQEEYGASLPTWGFAESPLIDGDRLICGAGSSKALLVCLDKKTGNEIWVTPRGEADLGEKGKDEAGYSSTLVCNAAGKKQYVKLIGRGLIGVDATTGDLLWSYNGVANGTANIPDPVIDGDYIFASTGYQTGAALVHLKNVGGKIEAEEVYFLDPKTFQNHHGGMIKVGDYIYAGTKHNSGFPICVEMKTGKVMWGGDFRPEGKGSAAILYADGNLIYRYQSGTLALVEANPNEYVLKGTLTPEFQEKESWSHPVIVDGKLYLREQDKLMCYDLRP from the coding sequence ATGAAACGCCGGTACACAACGATCGCTTTGCTGCTGCTTACGTGCGCAGTACCCTCGCTGGCCGCAGAAAACGATCAAGATTGGCCGCAATGGCGAGGTCCCCACCGCGACGGTAAGTCGTCGGCGACCGGTCTTATTTCCAATTGGGAAGAAAAGCAGCCCAAGCTGTTATGGATGGCAGAAGGCCTGGGCGAAGGTTACGCCAGCGTCTCCATCGTGGGAAATGACCTCTACACCACCGGTAACTTCTCCGACGGCCAGGGCGTCGTCTGTTTCGATCTCGATTCGAAGAAGGTTGCCTGGAAACAATTGCTGACCCCTCAGGCTCCTAAGCATGGCTACCCCGGTTCTCGCTGTACGCCGACGGTTGACGGCGAAGACCTGTACGTCGAGATGTCGGAAGGGACTGTGGCCCGCTTGAATCGCAAATCTGGCGACGTCATCTGGAAGCGAAACCTGCAAGAGGAATATGGTGCCTCGCTGCCGACTTGGGGATTCGCCGAATCGCCATTGATCGATGGCGACCGACTGATTTGTGGTGCCGGCTCGTCGAAGGCCTTGCTCGTTTGCCTGGATAAGAAGACGGGTAATGAAATCTGGGTGACCCCACGCGGCGAAGCCGACTTGGGCGAAAAAGGGAAAGACGAAGCGGGCTACTCTTCGACTCTCGTCTGCAATGCGGCCGGAAAGAAACAGTACGTGAAACTGATTGGGCGCGGCTTGATCGGTGTCGATGCGACCACCGGCGACCTGCTGTGGTCGTACAACGGTGTTGCCAACGGTACGGCGAACATTCCCGATCCGGTGATCGATGGCGACTACATCTTCGCTTCAACCGGCTATCAAACTGGTGCGGCGCTGGTTCACCTGAAGAACGTCGGTGGCAAGATCGAAGCCGAAGAAGTCTACTTCCTCGATCCCAAGACCTTCCAGAATCACCACGGCGGCATGATCAAGGTCGGCGACTACATCTACGCCGGTACCAAGCACAACAGTGGTTTTCCGATCTGCGTTGAGATGAAGACCGGCAAGGTCATGTGGGGTGGTGACTTCCGCCCCGAAGGGAAGGGTTCAGCGGCGATTCTGTATGCCGACGGTAACCTGATCTACCGATATCAATCGGGCACTCTCGCTTTGGTGGAAGCCAACCCGAACGAGTATGTGTTAAAGGGGACGTTGACGCCTGAATTCCAAGAGAAAGAAAGCTGGTCGCATCCGGTTATCGTCGATGGCAAGCTTTACCTTCGTGAACAAGACAAGCTGATGTGCTACGACCTGCGTCCGTAA
- a CDS encoding DUF4339 domain-containing protein: MPSPSSSSTQSELRWYYAVDDAHVGPVSATKFWQLAEEGVIKADTLVWCTGYTDWVPAKTIDGLFRSRSGRSSDSSFSGGSPSSAQLSPTPMKPPPTEDITSEVDSMLLMQIAKSGILLGLLCIVFTRGCDQIDQARIDGLSAQRSISEQEFQQREASEIGPLQQKVEELQAKEFMTAEDKKQQQEAVEALRTAKVMMANEHKRMEAETWGPLRAEEARAGAEKLSVQMFRRIAGLLGTTLTLLGLGIALFYSPPDQQLGIWIVLGVLIAAAYLA; encoded by the coding sequence ATGCCCTCGCCTTCGTCTAGCTCGACCCAATCGGAACTTCGGTGGTATTACGCCGTCGATGATGCCCATGTAGGCCCGGTCTCGGCAACTAAGTTTTGGCAACTTGCCGAAGAAGGGGTCATCAAAGCCGATACCCTGGTCTGGTGTACGGGATACACCGATTGGGTACCGGCCAAAACGATCGATGGGCTCTTTCGCTCGCGGTCTGGGCGATCGAGCGATTCAAGCTTTTCTGGAGGCTCACCCAGTTCCGCCCAACTGAGCCCAACCCCCATGAAGCCACCACCGACCGAGGACATCACTTCCGAAGTCGACTCGATGCTACTCATGCAGATCGCCAAGTCAGGCATTCTGCTGGGGTTGCTTTGTATCGTGTTTACCCGCGGCTGCGATCAAATCGACCAGGCGCGCATCGACGGTCTCTCGGCCCAACGTAGCATCTCGGAGCAGGAGTTCCAGCAGCGCGAAGCGTCGGAGATCGGACCACTGCAACAGAAGGTCGAAGAACTTCAAGCCAAAGAGTTCATGACCGCCGAAGACAAGAAGCAACAGCAGGAAGCGGTCGAAGCCCTGCGAACCGCCAAGGTAATGATGGCCAACGAACACAAACGCATGGAGGCCGAAACCTGGGGACCATTGCGTGCGGAAGAAGCTCGTGCAGGGGCCGAGAAGCTTTCGGTGCAGATGTTCCGCCGGATTGCAGGCCTGTTGGGAACAACCCTTACGCTTCTTGGGCTGGGTATCGCTCTCTTCTACTCTCCCCCCGACCAACAATTGGGAATCTGGATTGTGCTGGGCGTACTAATCGCTGCCGCCTATCTGGCCTAG